A stretch of DNA from Nitratireductor thuwali:
ACATCGTCCGCAACGATGAATTGGTCATCATCGACGAGTTCACCGGCCGCATGATGCCGGGGCGCCGCTACTCCGAAGGCCTGCACCAGGCGCTCGAGGCCAAGGAGCACGTCAAGATCCAGCCCGAGAACCAGACGCTCGCCTCCATCACCTTCCAGAACTACTTCCGCATGTACGACAAGCTGGCCGGCATGACCGGCACGGCATCGACGGAGGCCGAGGAGTTCGGCAACATCTACGGCCTCGACGTGGTCGAGATCCCGACCAACCTGCCGATCCAGCGCCTGGACGAGGACGACGAGGTCTACCGCACGGTCGAGGAGAAGTTCCGCGCCATCGTCGGGGAGATCAAGGACGCGCGCGAGAAGGGCCAGCCGATCCTGGTCGGCACCACCTCCATCGAGAAGTCCGAGTACCTGGCCGAGCGCCTGCGCAAGGAAGGCGTCAAGGACTTCGAGGTCCTGAACGCCCGCCACCACGAGCGCGAGGCGATGATCGTCGCCCAGGCCGGCAAGCCGGGCGCGATCACCATCGCCACCAACATGGCCGGCCGCGGCACCGACATCCAGCTCGGCGGCAATCCGGACATGCGCATCGCTGAGGAGCTGGGCGACATGCCCGAAGGCCCGGAGCGCCAGGCCAAGGAAAAGGCCATCCGCGAGGACGTGCAAAGGCTCAAGGAAAAGGCGATCGCCGCCGGCGGGCTCTATGTGCTGGCCACCGAGCGTCACGAAAGCCGGCGCATCGACAACCAGCTCAGAGGCCGCTCCGGCCGCCAGGGCGACCCCGGCCGCTCGAAATTCTACCTGTCGCTGCAGGACGATCTGATGCGCATCTTCGGCTCCGACCGCATGGACGGAATGCTGCAGAAGCTGGGCCTCAAGGAGGACGAGGCCATCGTCCATCCCTGGATCAACAAGGCGCTGGAGAAGGCGCAGAAGAAGGTCGAGGCGCGCAATTTCGACATCCGCAAGAACCTGCTCAAATATGACGACGTGATGAACGACCAGCGCAAGGTCGTCTTCGAGCAGCGCCTCGAGCTGATGGACGGCGAGAACCTTTCGGAAACCGTGGCCGAGATGCGGCAGGACGTCATCGACGACCTGGTCGCGCGCCATATGCCGGAAAAAGCCTATGCTGAACAGTGGGATATCGCAGGGCTGAAGGAAAGCGTCCTTCGCGACCTCAACCTGGACCTGCCGGTGGACGAGTGGGCGCGGGAAGAGGGCATCGCCGAAGATGATATCCGCGAGCGCATCACCGCGGCGGCCGACAAAGCCGCCGCCGAGCGCGCCGAGCGGTTCGGCCCCGACATCATGACCTATGTCGAGAAATCCGTGCTCCTGCAGACGCTCGACCATCTGTGGCGCGAGCACCTGGTCAATCTCGACCATCTGCGCTCGGTCGTCGGTTTCCGCGGCTATGCCCAGCGCGACCCGCTCAACGAGTACAAGACGGAGGCCTTCGAGCTGTTCCAGGCGATGCTCGGTAATCTGCGGCAGGCGGTCACCGCGCAGCTCATGCGCGTGGAGCTGGTGCGCGAGGCCGCAGAGGCACCGCCCCCCCAGACGCCGGCGATGCAACCCCACCATGTGGACCGCACCACCGGCGAGGACGAGTTCGGCGGCGAGACGATGACCCTGTCGCGAGCCGAAACGGGCGTCGTGCCGGCCGAGGAGCGCGATCCCGCAGATCCTGCGACATGGGGCAAAGTCGGCCGCAACGAACCCTGCCCCTGCGGCTCGGGCAAGAAGTACAAGCACTGCCACGGCGCGTTCGCGTAAAAGCGCCGGTTCGTCATCCGGAAGGCCAAAGGGCTGATCGGGGAACGACTGGACGAATGTCGTAGGGCACGGCCCGATCTGTCCGAGCGCGCTTGGCACCGGCAGCCCCTGCTACGGGAGCCGGCCGCGCGCGCCCTCCTCCTTTTCCGCCAGTGCGATGAGGTTGGCAATCGCGGCCACGCCCATGCGGTTCATGTGCTTGCGGCCGAGGGCGATGTCGATGCGCATGGCGAGGGATGCGGCGTCCTGCCCGCACAGGTCGCTCAGCCTTTCGATGCCGATTTCCTCCAGATAGCTCACCGTTTTCGGCCCGATCGAATGGGCCCTGAGCATCTTGCGCCTCTCCTCCTCGCTGATCAGCCGATCCTCCCGCCGAACCGTTTCTTAAAGACTTTCCACTAGACCTCGCGCCCGTAAGGACCGACGAAGCGGAGTGTACTGCGTGCGCTTTTCTGCAGCAACGACTGCTGAACGCCTCCTGCCGGCGAGTCTGGCGCGGCGCGCGCATCCATGGGCAGCGCGGATCGACCGGCTCGTCTTCACCGAGGACGCGCGAAGCCAGGCCGGCCGCATGTCGCTGATCGCTTTCAGCCTGCGCATCGTCAACGCCGTCATCGCCTTCGTCAGCCAGGTGCTGCTTGCCCGCTACATGGGCGGCTTCGAATACGGCATCTTCGTACTGGTCTGGGTGACGATGATCATCCTCGGCAACATCTCGTGCCTGGGGTTCCACACCTCCATCCTCCGGTTCGTGCCCGAGTATCGAGGCTCGGGAATGATACCGGAACTGCGCGGCATCCTGCTGATGAGCCGGGTATTCGTGCTGATCTCGTCGACGGTGTTCGCGATGGCAGGCGCGGCCGGCATCTGGCTGCTCGAGCCGGCCATCGAGCAGTACTACGTCGTCCCCTTCTATCTCGGCCTCATCTGCCTGCCGATGATCGCGCTCAGCGACCAGCTTCAGGGCGTCGCGCGGGCCAACGCCTGGGCGCTTTGGGCGATGGCCCCTACCTATCTGATGCGGCCGGTGCTCATCCTGTTCTTCCTTTGGGCCATGCACATGGCCGGCTATGATCCCGATGCCAGGGGCGCCGTCATCGCCGCCATCCTCGCCACTTATCTCACCACGATCTCGCAGCTTCTCACCATGGGAAGGCGGCAAGAGCACCGCCTGCCGCCTGTCCAGCCGCGCTTTCTCGTGCGCCTGTGGGTGCAGGTTTCCCTGCCGATCTTCCTGGTGGAAAGCTTCTATTTCCTGCTCACCAATGCCGATGTTCTGATGGTCGGCAGGTTCATGCAGCCGACGGACGTTGCCATCTACTACGCCACGGTCAAGACGCTGGCCCTCGTCCACTTCGTCTATTTCGCCGTCAAGGCCGGCGTTGCCTCGCGCTATGCGGCCTTCATTCACGACGGCGAGCGCCAGGCGCTTGAGAACTTCGCCCGCGAGACCGTCAACTGGACCTTCTGGCCTTCGCTTTTCATGGGCATGATCGTGCTCTTGGTCGGCAAGCCGATTCTCACCCTGTTCGGACCCGGATTCGATGCCGGCTACCCCTTGCTGTTCCTGCTGGTTTCCGCGGTGGTGGCCCGTTCGTCCGTGGGGCCAGCCGAAAGCATGCTGACCATGAGCGGCCACCAGAATGTCTGCGCCGGCATCTACGCCGTCATCCTGGCGATCAATATCGGCCTCAATATCCTGCTGATCCCGGTCCTGGGCCTGTGGGGCGCGGCGCTGGCCACGGCCATAGCCATCATATTCGAGGCCACGGTGCTTGCCTTCACCGTCTGGCGCAAGCTCGGCATCGTGATGGCGGTTTTCCTGCCGGTTCGCACGCAAACGGAGAAAGGCTGATGGCTGCAACCCCCTTGATCGAGGAAGTCGGCGGCACCGCTTCGGGGGCCATGATTGGAAAGCTCGCCGGCCTCACGGACATCGCCGAGGGCGCGGAGATGGAGCTGTTTGCCCATGGCCGTCCCCAGCGCAAGCTCGCCGTCTACGCCGCCACCGCCGGCTTCG
This window harbors:
- the secA gene encoding preprotein translocase subunit SecA, whose translation is MVSFGGIARKIFGSSNDRRVSGLRPRAEAVGALEPEMQALSDEALRAKTDEFRQQLADGKTIDDLLVPAFAVVREASRRVLGMRPFDVQLIGGMVLHEGSIAEMKTGEGKTLVATLPVYLNALAGNGVHVVTVNDYLARRDSEWMGRLYGFLGLTTGVIVHGMSDDERRAAYGCDVTYATNNELGFDYLRDNMKYERGQMVQRGHNFAIVDEVDSILIDEARTPLIISGPLDDRSDLYTKIDSLIPQLEEGDYEIDEKQRTATFTEEGTDKVERLLRAEDLFKGESLYDIENVAIVHHLNNALKAHKLFQRDKDYIVRNDELVIIDEFTGRMMPGRRYSEGLHQALEAKEHVKIQPENQTLASITFQNYFRMYDKLAGMTGTASTEAEEFGNIYGLDVVEIPTNLPIQRLDEDDEVYRTVEEKFRAIVGEIKDAREKGQPILVGTTSIEKSEYLAERLRKEGVKDFEVLNARHHEREAMIVAQAGKPGAITIATNMAGRGTDIQLGGNPDMRIAEELGDMPEGPERQAKEKAIREDVQRLKEKAIAAGGLYVLATERHESRRIDNQLRGRSGRQGDPGRSKFYLSLQDDLMRIFGSDRMDGMLQKLGLKEDEAIVHPWINKALEKAQKKVEARNFDIRKNLLKYDDVMNDQRKVVFEQRLELMDGENLSETVAEMRQDVIDDLVARHMPEKAYAEQWDIAGLKESVLRDLNLDLPVDEWAREEGIAEDDIRERITAAADKAAAERAERFGPDIMTYVEKSVLLQTLDHLWREHLVNLDHLRSVVGFRGYAQRDPLNEYKTEAFELFQAMLGNLRQAVTAQLMRVELVREAAEAPPPQTPAMQPHHVDRTTGEDEFGGETMTLSRAETGVVPAEERDPADPATWGKVGRNEPCPCGSGKKYKHCHGAFA
- a CDS encoding lipopolysaccharide biosynthesis protein; translated protein: MRFSAATTAERLLPASLARRAHPWAARIDRLVFTEDARSQAGRMSLIAFSLRIVNAVIAFVSQVLLARYMGGFEYGIFVLVWVTMIILGNISCLGFHTSILRFVPEYRGSGMIPELRGILLMSRVFVLISSTVFAMAGAAGIWLLEPAIEQYYVVPFYLGLICLPMIALSDQLQGVARANAWALWAMAPTYLMRPVLILFFLWAMHMAGYDPDARGAVIAAILATYLTTISQLLTMGRRQEHRLPPVQPRFLVRLWVQVSLPIFLVESFYFLLTNADVLMVGRFMQPTDVAIYYATVKTLALVHFVYFAVKAGVASRYAAFIHDGERQALENFARETVNWTFWPSLFMGMIVLLVGKPILTLFGPGFDAGYPLLFLLVSAVVARSSVGPAESMLTMSGHQNVCAGIYAVILAINIGLNILLIPVLGLWGAALATAIAIIFEATVLAFTVWRKLGIVMAVFLPVRTQTEKG